From the genome of Triticum aestivum cultivar Chinese Spring chromosome 3B, IWGSC CS RefSeq v2.1, whole genome shotgun sequence, one region includes:
- the LOC123065679 gene encoding RING-H2 finger protein ATL74 has protein sequence MSMPVSMSGKASDPGSAWFGGGSRSPQPGPTHNVRLIAMAVAAFVSVLGLSLLLHLYICRVRRRNRRQAEAAAAALEAGSAAPKPAKVGLDPSAIAALPTAAYQETGEPGSGASECTICLGAMQEGEAVRVLPACAHVFHVPCVDTWLASSSSCPVCRALVEPPPSPAAPAWVQEKQGLEKECAASGSSVPPCGLGASLMRMLNRERPLARRPPQGDHAHPMEMHVEDLESQQPRQQHSVDTN, from the coding sequence ATGTCGATGCCGGTGTCCATGTCCGGGAAGGCGAGCGACCCGGGTTCCGCCTGGTTCGGCGGCGGCAGCAGGAGCCCGCAACCGGGGCCGACACACAACGTGCGGCTCATCGCCATGGCCGTCGCCGCGTTCGTCTCCGTGCTTGGCCTCTCCCTGCTCCTGCACCTCTACATCTGCCGCGTCCGCCGCAGGAACCGCAGGCaagcggaggcggccgcggccgcgCTGGAGGCCGGCTCGGCGGCCCCCAAGCCGGCCAAGGTCGGGCTGGACCCGTCGGCCATCGCGGCGCTGCCGACCGCGGCGTACCAGGAGACGGGCGAGCCGGGCAGCGGTGCAAGCGAGTGCACCATCTGCCTCGGCGCCATGCAGGAGGGCGAGGCGGTGCGCGTGCTGCCGGCCTGCGCGCACGTGTTCCACGTCCCCTGTGTCGACACGTGGCTCGCGTCCAGCTCGTCGTGCCCGGTCTGCCGCGCCctggtggagccgccgccgtcgccggccgcgCCAGCGTGGGTGCAGGAGAAGCAGGGCCTGGAGAAGGAGTGTGCTGCAAGCGGGAGCTCGGTGCCGCCGTGCGGGCTCGGCGCGTCGCTGATGCGGATGCTGAACAGGGAGAGGCCGCTGGCGCGGAGGCCGCCGCAGGGTGACCACGCGCACCCGATGGAAATGCATGTCGAGGACCTGGAAAGCCAGCAGCCCCGGCAGCAACACTCTGTAGATACCAATTAg